A window from Drosophila subobscura isolate 14011-0131.10 chromosome O, UCBerk_Dsub_1.0, whole genome shotgun sequence encodes these proteins:
- the LOC117898193 gene encoding zinc finger protein 37 homolog → MSLKLSEFLCRVCLQQNELLVDIYEHVEELQMDLCALLESCGNIIVDPSDAYPKYLCQECTKELLITAKFRKKCSETQIRLQEDAAQTKLSLEEEDFLADEESLAEEEVCLQEEEYMTEEIIVCDPSDYAEQMPNDEQEEATEEDADQVSLISAKYNCDNCGAVFQQRQTLRKHLENFHSVITIYDCKKCGQFFTDFGTYKGHSCSDRSTESVDQSGRHRCIHCGKCMQSANSLTEHLRVHSGERPFVCSNCPKAFTTNGALVTHQKRHFKVIQHHCNYCGQGFVESSNLKRHITSKHTKEKPHTCTVCQRKFSRVYLLELHSRTHTGERPYKCNHCQRSFGQLGVLRSHERIHSNERLHRCQFCPKTFGRAAQLRNHLMRHEEEADSVQIQ, encoded by the exons atgtcTCTGAAACTAAGCGAATTTCTTTGCCGGGTTTGCCTTCAACAAAACGAGCTCCTGGTGGACATTTATGAGCATGTGGAAGAGCTTCAAATGGACTTGTGCGCATTGCTGGAGAGTTGTGGCAACATAATA GTGGACCCATCCGATGCATATCCGAAATATTTGTGCCAGGAATGCACCAAGGAGCTGCTCATCACGGCCAAGTTTCGCAAAAAGTGCTCCGAGACACAGATTCGTCTGCAAGAAGATGCTGCACAAACTAAGCTCAGTTTAGAGGAGGAAGATTTTCTGGCGGATGAAGAAAGTCTGGCGGAGGAGGAAGTTTGTCTGCAGGAGGAAGAATACATGACAGAGGAAATCATAGTATGCGATCCCAGCGACTATGCGGAACAGATGCCAAATGACGAGCAGGAAGAGGCGACTGAAGAGGATGCTGATCAGGTGTCACTCATCTCTGCCAAATACAACTGCGACAATTGTGGTGCTGTCttccagcagcggcaaaccCTACGCAAGCATCTGGAGAATTTTCACTCTGTTATAACCATCTACGACTGCAAAAAGTGTGGTCAGTTCTTCACCGATTTTGGCACTTACAAAggccacagctgcagcgatCGCTCCACGGAATCGGTTGATCAAAGCGGTCGGCATAGATGCATCCACTGCGGCAAGTGTATGCAGTCGGCCAACAGTCTGACCGAGCACCTTCGAGTGCACAGCGGCGAGCgtccttttgtttgctccaATTGCCCAAAGGCCTTTACGACAAATGGGGCACTGGTCACGCACCAGAAGCGACACTTCAAAGTGATTCAGCACCACTGCAACTATTGCGGCCAGGGATTCGTGGAGTCCAGCAATCTGAAGCGCCACATTACGTCCAAGCACACAAAGGAAAAGCCGCACACCTGCACCGTCTGCCAGCGCAAGTTCTCCAGGGTCTATCTGCTAGAGCTGCACAGCCGCACTCATACGGGCGAACGGCCCTATAAGTGCAACCATTGCCAGCGTAGCTTTGGCCAGCTGGGCGTGCTGCGCAGTCACGAGAGAATACACTCGAATGAGCGCCTTCATCGCTGTCAGTTCTGCCCAAAAACCTTTGGTCGTGCGGCTCAGCTTAGGAATCATCTGATGCGACACGAAGAGGAGGCTGATAGCGTGCAAA TTCAGTGA
- the LOC117898195 gene encoding uncharacterized protein LOC117898195 — protein sequence MRQRLMQQMHRQKLQQQARTRAQSQPQPQAQTQPQPQAPLTNSCSTQTLATAHLRPRLARSTEQLQHQSTFEDYRKNLFGTLTRPSSVEEELQDESFIVNAAFDEIFAHYDDDSSQEQEAGGMTLTNTDDLFEDEHMLVSLSELDDDVFASKAQTASTTPTTSAAGRTPKHSTPQLNLNKYPAPTPPRSRTLTNLFERLKSEQHQRLQKYPAETQLHQAADFNRGSTLSKSFVQQLRRPSHKQKRAPKPPPKPKSRSHVAIAHVTPLRHALIFPKRSKSSNELLLDDLNVQARKYYRRTPELSAAL from the coding sequence ATGCGACAGCGCCTCATGCAGCAAATGCACcgccagaagctgcagcagcaagcacgAACACGGGCCCAGTCCCAACCACAACcgcaggcacagacacagccacagccacaggcaccaTTAACCAACAGCTGTAGCACCCAGACGCTGGCCACTGCCCATCTCAGGCCGCGTCTGGCCCGTTCCacggagcagctgcagcaccagtCCACCTTCGAGGACTACCGCAAGAATCTGTTTGGCACGCTGACGCGGCCCAGCAGTGTGGAGGAAGAGCTGCAGGACGAGTCCTTCATTGTGAACGCCGCCTTCGACGAGATCTTTGCCCACTACGACGACGATTCgtcgcaggagcaggaggccgGAGGCATGACGCTGACCAACACCGATGACCTGTTCGAGGACGAACACATGCTGGTGAGCCTCAGCGAGCTGGACGACGATGTGTTTGCCAGCAAGGCGCAAACAGCCTCAACCACACCCACCACGAGTGCAGCGGGGCGAACGCCCAAGCATAGTACGCCACAGCTGAATCTCAATAAATATCCGGCGCCTACTCCACCACGCTCCAGGACGCTGACCAATCTGTTTGAGCGCCTCAAGtcggagcagcatcagcggctGCAGAAGTATCCCGCCGAGACGCAGCTCCACCAGGCGGCTGACTTTAATCGCGGCTCCACGCTCAGCAAATCGtttgtgcagcagctgaggCGACCCTCCCACAAGCAGAAGCGGGCGCCCAAGCCACCGCCCAAGCCCAAGTCGCGCTCCCATGTGGCCATCGCGCACGTGACGCCACTGCGGCACGCTCTGATCTTCCCCAAGCGCTCCAAGTCCTCcaatgagctgctgctggacgatCTGAATGTGCAGGCGCGTAAGTATTACCGCAGGACGCCGGAGCTGAGCGCAGCGCTGTAG
- the LOC117898190 gene encoding LOW QUALITY PROTEIN: irregular chiasm C-roughest protein (The sequence of the model RefSeq protein was modified relative to this genomic sequence to represent the inferred CDS: substituted 1 base at 1 genomic stop codon), whose protein sequence is MSSLQGQGQGQDIPNNNRNRRRSSSRMGAQLLLFISIAFASCLPGIECFQRFSEQPKYTEVNPGQDTLLTCKVIDKRGTCSWQKDNKPVGIYTKKYEWASRMGTNENGNVLHLDLHPPPVQIGGDCSLWIRSATLDFDDGLWECQVTASDFTTQDALTSQPVRLVVRVAPQRPRLEYEAVHVPPGHNITVDAGAMATVKCVSHYGNPPATLKWYLGDQEISAMHPQMNATEPDNPRTWSSTSVVQVSAMRERHGDMLRCAAFHESYSAKSVPVEARLDVKYAPSIRLIGSPEIDLEEDKDALVLRCVADANPPASIVWRRAGRSEIASLQETLQLRPVGRRDAGLYTCQAQNSVGTSEQLSVQLDVKYPPKIVSAGPDRLTTAPLFSPAAFECVAEGNPMPSYKWVQRISHGSKYVERGNEPRLVIDNVTYEYQGEYECRATSYINGQERVAISDPVSLQVVGAPQVLRLHPSMHTISVKRGESAVLTMVVCADPRPLRVAWEWGSLRLEAGSGIDRFRADDMLQDSREDCYLSTLNINHADEHDSRPYYLVVENERGTDRHAIHLIVEGTFAEPYEMSYLMGVAGGCMAAILLLVCLCIYAIKSKRCCFKGSTGYKSSDKDSEKADLKSRSDSTSGPQGDSIYTTPAGFHHHQQQQQQQQQQQQQQQQAAAAAAVAAAAALHAASQHPQQQYPGHGSPEAMKSVPVLRTFGGHHIAXRERERELVVVASATATVPQGVGAPAALAAPSCSSSTATPSGTPPMLPPLPNAFIAIKTKSECSNSNHSYSHSNNSNSNNSLTLHSGNNSFKSNGNGNGNGNTNGNNNTNRRSPQPQQPPPLPMKNGSKQQVNVESHYQHLSYNAGPHMPHPSGSSTRNTLDRKQQSGGGGGGGDYCTQINPHYLQTFDSLDHYSVATMQQQPLRSQSKSQIYSYGSSGTASDHSNPQLHVQQQHHSLKHTKHGGKGHKSGKHSSKNGGSNSKSQDDFKAMHKQQQQQHQHQKCNNGNKAIKRNGCSNQVLPQPPQLQQQPHYTSSSDSLPFDNNYY, encoded by the exons GCATCGAGTGCTTTCAGCGGTTCTCAGAACAGCCCAAGTACACGGAAGTGAATCCCGGACAGGATACGCTCCTCACATGCAAAGTAATCGACAAACGGGGCACGTGCTCCTGGCAGAAGGATAACAAG CCCGTTGGCATCTATACGAAGAAATACGAATGGGCCTCACGTATGGGTACGAACGAGAATGGGAATGTCTTACATCTGGATCTTCATCCACCGCCAGTGCAAATTGGCGGCGACTGCTCGCTGTGGATACGCTCCGCCACGCTGGACTTTGACGACGGCCTGTGGGAGTGCCAAGTGACGGCCAGTGATTTCACCACACAGGATGCCCTGACCAGTCAACCGGTTCGCCTGGTTGTACGTG TGGCGCCACAGCGTCCTCGTCTTGAGTACGAGGCCGTACACGTGCCGCCGGGACACAACATCACCGTCGATGCTGGCGCCATGGCGACAGTGAAGTGCGTCTCACATTATGGTAATCCACCGGCCACCCTCAAATGGTATTTGG GTGACCAGGAGATATCTGCGATGCACCCACAAATGAATGCTACCGAGCCGGATAATCCACGCACTTGGTCCTCCACCTCCGTGGTGCAAGTGTCGGCAATGCGAGAACGTCACGGCGACATGCTGCGCTGTGCGGCCTTCCACGAGTCCTACTCGGCCAAATCGGTCCCCGTCGAAGCCCGTCTGGATGTGAAAT ATGCGCCGAGCATTCGTCTAATTGGCTCACCGGAAATCGACTTGGAGGAGGATAAGGATGCGCTCGTCCTGCGCTGCGTGGCCGATGCCAATCCACCAGCGAGCATCGTCTGGCGACGAGCTGGTCGCTCCGAGATAGCCAGCCTGCAG GAAACTCTGCAATTGCGTCCCGTTGGGCGACGGGATGCCGGACTGTACACCTGCCAGGCGCAGAATTCGGTGGGAACCTCGGAGCAGCTGTCGGTGCAGTTGGATGTGAAAT ATCCGCCCAAAATTGTTTCAGCTGGCCCGGATCGCCTTACCACTGCGCCCCTGTTCAGTCCAGCCGCCTTTGAGTGCGTTGCTGAGGGTAATCCCATGCCATCCTACAAATGGGTGCAGAG AATTTCGCATGGCTCCAAGTACGTGGAGCGAGGCAACGAGCCCCGTCTGGTCATCGACAATGTCACCTACGAGTATCAGGGCGAGTACGAGTGTCGTGCCACCAGCTACATCAACGGCCAGGAGCGAGTGGCCATATCCGATCCGGTCTCACTGCAAGTTGTGG GTGCCCCACAGGTTCTACGTCTGCATCCGTCGATGCACACCATTTCCGTGAAAAGAGGAGAGTCCGCCGTTCTGACAATGGTCGTCTGTGCGGATCCACGACCTCTGCGCGTCGCCTGGGAATGGGGCTCACTGCGTCTGGAGGCCGGTTCGGGAATAG ATCGCTTCCGGGCAGATGATATGCTGCAGGACTCTCGAGAGGATTGCTACCTGTCCACCCTGAACATTAATCACGCCGATGAGCACGACTCACGGCCCTACTATCTGGTGGTGGAGAACGAGCGGGGTACCGATCGCCATGCCATACATTTGATTGTGGAGGGTACGTTTGCAG AACCTTACGAGATGAGCTACCTAATGGGCGTGGCCGGTGGCTGCATGGCCGCCATCCTACTGCTTGTCTGTCTCTGCATATATGCAATCAAAAGCAAGAGGTGCTGCTTTAAGG GTTCCACTGGCTATAAATCATCGGATAAAGACAG CGAGAAAGCTGATTTGAAATCACGCTCCGATAGCACGAGTGGCCCTCAAGGTGATTCGATTTACACGACGCCCGCCGGCTTCCATCatcaccaacagcagcaacagcaacagcagcagcagcaacaacaacaacaacaggctgcggcagcggcggcagtggcagcagcagcggccctACATGCCGCCtcgcagcatccacagcaacAGTATCCGGGACATGGATCGCCGGAGGCAATGAAG AGCGTACCAGTACTACGCACATTTGGCGGTCATCACATCGCGtagcgggagcgggagagggaacTGGTGGTTGTGGCTAGCGCCACAGCAACAGTTCCTCAAGGAgtaggagcaccagcagcactggcagcaccGAGCTGCTCCTCATCGACAGCCACGCCATCGGGTACACCACcaatgctgccaccgctgcccaATGCCTTCATTGCCATCAAAACGAAGTCCGAGTGCAGCAATAGCAATCACAGCTatagccacagcaacaacagcaacagcaacaacagcctcACTCTgcacagtggcaacaacagcttCAAGTcgaacggaaacggaaacggaaatggtaACActaatggcaacaacaacacgaaccGCAGATCACCacaaccgcagcagccaccgccgctgccgaTGAAGAATGGATCCAAGCAGCAGGTCAATGTAGAGTCGCACTATCAGCATCTCAGTTACAATGCTGGCCCCCACATGCCACATCCCAGTGGCTCCAGCACACGCAACACACTCGATCGCAAACAGCAGagcggcggaggcggtggcggcggcgactACTGCACCCAGATAAATCCCCACTATCTGCAGACATTCGACAGCCTGGATCACTATAGTGTGGCcacgatgcagcagcagccgctgcgcAGCCAGTCCAAGTCGCAGATCTACAGctacggcagcagcggcactgcCAGCGACCACTCGAATCCCCAGCTTcatgtgcaacagcagcaccacagccTCAAGCACACCAAGCACGGTGGCAAGGGCCACAAGAGCGGCAAGCATAGCTCCAAGAacggaggcagcaacagcaagtcgCAGGACGACTTCAAGGCCAtgcacaaacagcagcagcagcagcaccagcaccaaaagtgcaacaacggcaacaaggCAATCAAGCGGAATGGTTGCAGCAATCAGGTGCTGCCCCAGCCGCcacaattgcagcagcagccacactaCACGAGCTCCAGTGATAGCCTACCATTTGATAATAACTATTATTAG